The Parabacteroides sp. AD58 genome includes a window with the following:
- a CDS encoding acyl-CoA dehydratase activase-related protein, which produces MFKIGIDVGSTTVKVVVLDEQGNSLFSRYKRHHAKAGEVVASLLKELLEEKGDADVSVCITGSVGMGMSERYSLPFIQEVVAATRAIQKDYPQVASMIDIGGEDAKIVFFEKGEAADLRMNGNCAGGTGAFIDQMAVILGTDVDELNRMALKAQRIYPIASRCGVFCKTDIQNLIAKNVSREDIAASIFHAVAVQTVVTLAHGWDIKPPVLFCGGPLTFIPALRKAFVEYLHLQENDLILPANGTLLPATGAALSRTEKDPTCRLSDLITRLTTETNTTYHSYGLQPIFSSAADYENWEKRISSHQLQKSVFKPGKQDVFIGIDSGSTTTKIVAIDPDNRILFTFYKPNGGHAIETVAEGLNQLKEQCRQSQTILNIQGSCSTGYGEDLIKAAFQLDGGIVETMAHYMAAHYLDKDVSFILDIGGQDMKAIFVEEGIINRIEINEACSSGCGSFIETFANTLGYTARDFAQAACRSTQPCNLGSRCTVFMNSKVKQVLREGATVDDIAAGLAYSVVKNCLYKVLKLKDVSELGRHIVVQGGTMRNDAVVRALEQLTGAEVTRCDLPELMGAFGCALYAQKYHHTDISLDNILSQAEYTTHELHCKGCNNQCQVFRYRFANGQSYYSGNRCEKVFTNGAKEQPGENAYRFKNELLFGRAQTQVEHPLLTLGIPRSLNMYENFPFWHTLFTACGIQVQLSAESDYAAYERNARMVMSDNICFPAKLVHAHVQNLIEQKVDRIFLPFVIFERKGDEQNSYNCPVVTGYSEVVKSVQAEGIPIDSPAISFKNRKLLYKQCSKYLTKLGVDENTIKAAFEKATREQESFGHTLAEHNRQLLEQTRKKGRWAVLLAGRPYHTDMLIQHKISEILAEMGIDVITDDVVREQTQPLEDDVHFLAQWSYPNRILKAAQWSIEQGQDVQFIEMTSFGCGPDAFLVDEVRDVLIRNGKTFTLLKLDDINNIGSMKLRVRSLIESMKLFHEHNSAPKEKKEATGLLTSRSDLRHKKILIPFFTPFISPLIPAIMSLAGYDAENLALSNTESCEWGLKYANNEVCYPATLIVGDVIKAFKSGKYNPDETVVAMTQTGGQCRASNYISLIKKALEEAGYPSTPVISLTFGGSLDGRQPGFKVNWLKILPVALRSVLYSDCISKFYYAAAVREKEPGQAARLRDFYLQEGEKLIRAYRTKDLRACLSAAARQFNEICQERECPKVGVVGEIFLKFNPFAQKNVIEWLTEQGIEVVPSVLTDFFMQNFVNRKVRVESCIQQQFLPDFVYKSAYKIVGKQIEKFNQVGKEFRYFLPFKDIFEEADEAQKVISLNAQFGEGWLLPAEIMSYARQGIYNVISLQPFGCIANHIVSKGIEKRIKSFYPEMNMLSLDFDSGVSDVNITNRLLLFIDHLK; this is translated from the coding sequence ATGTTCAAGATAGGAATTGATGTAGGATCGACAACCGTCAAGGTGGTCGTATTGGATGAACAAGGTAACAGTTTGTTTTCAAGATATAAAAGGCACCATGCGAAGGCTGGCGAAGTAGTAGCCAGCCTGCTGAAAGAGCTTTTGGAAGAAAAAGGTGATGCCGACGTCAGCGTCTGTATCACCGGTTCTGTAGGAATGGGAATGTCGGAACGGTATTCACTTCCGTTTATTCAGGAAGTCGTGGCAGCAACCCGCGCTATTCAGAAGGACTATCCACAGGTGGCTTCTATGATTGATATCGGTGGAGAAGACGCCAAAATCGTATTCTTTGAAAAAGGAGAAGCGGCCGACTTGCGTATGAACGGAAACTGTGCCGGCGGTACAGGTGCTTTCATCGACCAGATGGCCGTTATTTTAGGAACAGATGTGGATGAACTGAACCGGATGGCTCTGAAAGCCCAACGGATTTATCCGATCGCTTCTCGCTGCGGCGTATTCTGTAAAACAGATATCCAGAATCTGATTGCCAAGAATGTAAGCCGGGAAGACATTGCCGCTTCTATTTTCCATGCCGTTGCTGTGCAGACCGTGGTCACACTGGCGCACGGCTGGGACATCAAGCCGCCAGTTCTCTTCTGTGGCGGACCGCTGACATTCATCCCGGCTCTTCGCAAGGCTTTTGTGGAGTATCTTCATTTACAGGAGAATGATCTGATATTGCCTGCCAACGGCACACTCCTGCCGGCTACCGGAGCTGCTCTGTCAAGAACAGAGAAAGACCCGACCTGCCGGTTGTCTGACTTAATTACCCGACTGACAACAGAAACAAATACGACGTATCATTCGTATGGATTGCAACCTATTTTCAGCAGTGCTGCTGATTATGAGAACTGGGAAAAACGGATTTCGAGCCATCAGCTCCAGAAGTCAGTTTTCAAACCGGGGAAACAGGATGTTTTTATTGGTATCGACTCGGGTTCAACTACAACCAAGATTGTAGCCATCGATCCGGATAACCGCATCCTTTTCACTTTCTATAAACCCAACGGAGGACATGCAATTGAAACCGTAGCGGAAGGTCTGAACCAGCTCAAGGAACAGTGCCGTCAGTCTCAAACCATCCTGAACATCCAGGGCAGCTGCTCAACCGGTTATGGCGAAGACCTGATCAAGGCAGCATTCCAGCTGGATGGAGGCATCGTAGAGACCATGGCTCACTACATGGCGGCTCATTATCTCGACAAAGATGTTTCTTTTATTCTCGATATCGGCGGACAAGATATGAAAGCCATCTTCGTAGAGGAAGGCATCATCAACCGGATTGAAATCAATGAAGCCTGCTCGTCGGGCTGCGGTTCTTTTATTGAGACCTTTGCCAACACATTGGGCTATACGGCCCGCGATTTTGCACAGGCGGCCTGCCGTTCTACTCAGCCCTGCAACTTGGGCTCGCGCTGTACCGTCTTTATGAATTCGAAGGTGAAACAAGTGCTGCGTGAAGGAGCAACAGTAGATGATATTGCAGCCGGACTGGCTTATTCGGTCGTGAAGAACTGCCTGTATAAGGTATTGAAGCTGAAGGATGTATCCGAACTGGGCCGTCACATTGTTGTACAGGGTGGAACCATGCGGAATGATGCGGTGGTACGTGCTCTCGAACAACTGACGGGCGCCGAAGTGACCCGATGTGACCTGCCTGAACTGATGGGAGCTTTTGGGTGTGCGCTGTATGCCCAGAAATATCATCATACCGATATCTCTTTAGACAATATCTTGTCGCAGGCCGAATATACGACACACGAACTGCACTGCAAAGGTTGTAACAACCAGTGCCAGGTGTTCCGCTACCGGTTTGCCAACGGACAGAGTTATTACTCGGGTAACCGATGCGAAAAGGTGTTTACCAATGGTGCCAAAGAACAGCCCGGCGAAAATGCCTACCGGTTTAAGAACGAACTCCTCTTCGGCCGGGCACAGACGCAAGTGGAACATCCGCTGCTGACACTCGGTATTCCGCGGAGTCTGAATATGTATGAGAATTTCCCGTTCTGGCATACCTTATTCACCGCCTGCGGTATTCAGGTTCAGCTTTCCGCCGAATCTGATTATGCGGCCTACGAACGGAATGCCCGTATGGTCATGTCGGATAATATCTGCTTCCCTGCCAAACTGGTACATGCCCATGTACAGAACCTGATTGAACAGAAAGTAGATCGGATCTTCCTGCCTTTCGTCATCTTCGAACGCAAAGGAGATGAACAAAACAGCTATAACTGCCCGGTTGTAACCGGTTACTCGGAAGTGGTGAAAAGCGTACAGGCTGAAGGAATCCCAATCGACTCGCCGGCTATCTCATTCAAGAACCGGAAATTACTTTATAAACAATGCAGCAAATACCTCACCAAATTGGGTGTGGATGAAAATACAATCAAGGCAGCTTTCGAGAAAGCTACCCGCGAACAGGAATCATTCGGTCACACCCTGGCCGAACATAACCGGCAATTGCTGGAACAGACACGCAAGAAAGGGCGCTGGGCTGTCTTGCTGGCCGGTCGCCCTTATCATACGGATATGCTCATCCAGCACAAAATCTCGGAGATCCTGGCTGAAATGGGAATCGATGTCATCACCGACGATGTGGTGCGCGAACAGACTCAACCGCTTGAAGACGATGTCCATTTCCTGGCACAATGGTCGTATCCGAACCGGATTCTGAAAGCAGCCCAATGGAGCATCGAACAGGGACAGGATGTGCAGTTCATCGAAATGACGTCGTTCGGCTGCGGTCCTGATGCCTTTCTGGTAGATGAAGTGCGCGATGTCCTCATCCGCAACGGCAAGACATTTACGCTGCTCAAACTCGATGATATCAACAACATCGGCTCCATGAAACTGCGTGTCCGCTCACTGATTGAAAGCATGAAACTGTTCCACGAACACAACAGTGCTCCCAAAGAGAAGAAAGAAGCGACAGGTCTGCTGACCAGCCGCTCCGATCTGCGGCACAAGAAAATCCTGATTCCGTTCTTCACGCCATTCATCTCGCCGCTGATACCGGCCATCATGAGCCTGGCAGGTTATGACGCCGAGAATCTGGCCCTCAGCAATACGGAGTCATGTGAATGGGGACTGAAATACGCCAACAATGAAGTCTGCTATCCGGCTACGCTGATCGTGGGCGACGTGATCAAGGCCTTCAAGAGTGGCAAATACAATCCGGATGAAACCGTGGTAGCCATGACGCAGACCGGCGGACAATGCCGTGCCAGCAATTATATTTCGCTCATCAAGAAAGCCCTTGAAGAGGCCGGCTATCCTTCAACACCGGTGATTTCACTCACCTTCGGTGGCTCGTTGGACGGCCGCCAGCCCGGATTCAAAGTCAACTGGCTGAAGATACTGCCCGTAGCCTTGCGTTCGGTACTTTATAGCGACTGTATTTCAAAATTCTATTATGCCGCTGCCGTACGAGAAAAAGAACCCGGACAGGCAGCCCGCTTGCGCGATTTCTACCTGCAGGAAGGGGAAAAACTGATCCGGGCGTACCGGACAAAAGACCTGCGCGCCTGTTTATCGGCTGCGGCCAGACAGTTCAACGAAATCTGCCAGGAACGGGAATGCCCGAAAGTAGGTGTCGTAGGAGAAATTTTCCTCAAATTCAATCCGTTTGCCCAGAAAAACGTCATTGAATGGCTCACTGAACAGGGCATAGAAGTCGTGCCCTCGGTACTGACCGATTTCTTCATGCAGAACTTCGTCAACCGGAAAGTCAGAGTAGAATCGTGTATCCAACAGCAATTCCTGCCCGACTTTGTCTATAAATCTGCTTATAAGATTGTCGGCAAACAGATCGAGAAATTCAATCAGGTGGGTAAGGAATTCCGCTACTTCCTGCCATTCAAAGATATCTTTGAAGAAGCAGACGAAGCGCAAAAAGTCATCTCGCTCAATGCCCAGTTCGGAGAAGGCTGGCTGCTCCCGGCCGAAATCATGTCGTATGCACGCCAGGGCATTTACAACGTCATCAGCCTGCAACCGTTTGGATGTATTGCCAATCACATTGTATCGAAAGGTATTGAGAAGCGGATCAAATCATTCTATCCCGAGATGAACATGCTGTCATTAGACTTCGACAGCGGCGTGAGCGATGTTAACATCACCAACCGCTTGCTGCTGTTCATCGATCATTTGAAATAG
- a CDS encoding M64 family metallopeptidase, giving the protein MKQTIVFFFLLLFTLSCQEEIEPNFSFTNEQEEITLEGDANSETTFSFSSSREWEATTTSNWLSISPSSGEAGSQRITLTATSENATGTTRSATVLLTSLTLTHEITVKQSASDFVALEQETYQIPAAGDIVNIQFLTNVEDDELSIYGTAADWLVQDTRTRSTNSYIISLRALPNTEKSSRTAYVLFYKEADGKQTLLNTVTIVQKGTSSGTSTDYSADKQVRILQQATLGKGLPIVIMGDGFIDTEIADGTYDQVMDKAMENLFTEEPLKSLRDYFNVYAITAVSKNNNFGNGFETAFSCELEGGTSTGISGDDEAVMEYAGSIDGVDLEETLAVVILNSSDYAGTTYFGYSNNSNAIEFAVAYCPVIDNLESESFRQVLVHEAVGHGFTKLEDEYSYEENGSIPASEIKKVQELQALNWALNVDFTTDENEVLWSDFLHDSRYASEGIGIYEGACTYISGVYRPTYESMMNSNVNGFNAPSRKAMYDMVMKRAMQQEPTYEDFVAFDLPIQAQAKYTTRASSAMTRPLPRPRFVNKQLSTKE; this is encoded by the coding sequence ATGAAACAGACTATCGTGTTTTTCTTCCTCCTTCTTTTTACCTTGAGTTGCCAGGAAGAAATCGAACCTAATTTTTCTTTTACCAACGAACAGGAAGAGATTACTTTGGAAGGAGATGCCAACTCCGAAACCACTTTCAGCTTTTCAAGTAGCCGGGAATGGGAAGCAACAACTACCAGCAACTGGCTGAGCATCTCTCCCTCTTCAGGTGAAGCCGGTTCCCAGCGGATCACGCTGACAGCAACAAGCGAAAATGCGACAGGCACAACACGAAGTGCTACCGTGCTGCTGACTTCTTTAACACTGACACATGAAATCACTGTCAAGCAATCGGCCAGCGATTTTGTGGCACTCGAACAAGAAACGTATCAAATTCCGGCAGCCGGTGATATAGTAAATATTCAGTTTTTGACCAATGTAGAGGATGACGAACTGAGTATTTATGGAACTGCAGCCGACTGGCTGGTACAAGATACAAGAACTCGTTCCACCAATTCATATATCATCAGTCTGCGCGCTTTGCCCAACACAGAAAAAAGTTCCCGAACAGCCTATGTGCTCTTCTATAAAGAAGCCGATGGAAAACAGACATTATTGAACACCGTCACCATTGTACAGAAAGGTACGTCTTCGGGTACATCTACTGATTATTCGGCAGACAAGCAAGTACGCATCTTGCAACAGGCAACTTTGGGAAAAGGGCTGCCCATCGTCATTATGGGAGACGGATTTATCGATACAGAAATTGCTGACGGCACGTACGACCAAGTCATGGACAAAGCCATGGAGAATCTATTCACCGAAGAACCGCTCAAGTCATTACGTGATTACTTCAATGTCTATGCCATTACGGCTGTATCCAAGAATAATAATTTCGGCAACGGATTCGAAACAGCCTTCAGCTGTGAATTAGAAGGTGGTACAAGCACCGGAATCTCTGGCGACGACGAGGCTGTTATGGAATATGCCGGAAGCATTGATGGGGTTGATCTGGAAGAGACACTGGCTGTTGTCATCCTTAATTCATCCGATTACGCAGGTACCACCTACTTTGGTTACAGCAATAATTCAAATGCTATTGAATTTGCTGTCGCCTATTGCCCGGTCATCGATAATCTGGAAAGTGAAAGCTTCCGTCAAGTACTGGTACACGAAGCAGTGGGGCACGGATTTACGAAACTGGAAGATGAATACAGCTATGAGGAAAACGGCAGTATTCCGGCCTCAGAAATCAAAAAAGTGCAAGAGCTGCAAGCCTTGAACTGGGCACTGAATGTCGATTTTACGACGGATGAAAATGAAGTGCTGTGGAGTGATTTCCTGCACGACAGCCGTTATGCCTCTGAAGGAATTGGCATTTACGAAGGTGCCTGTACGTACATTTCCGGTGTATATCGTCCGACTTACGAAAGTATGATGAACAGCAATGTCAATGGGTTCAACGCGCCTTCCCGGAAAGCAATGTATGATATGGTCATGAAGCGGGCCATGCAGCAGGAACCGACATACGAGGATTTTGTAGCATTCGATCTGCCCATACAGGCTCAAGCGAAGTATACCACGCGTGCCTCGTCGGCCATGACCCGTCCGTTGCCACGTCCGCGATTCGTCAACAAACAGCTTTCTACTAAGGAATAA
- a CDS encoding TOTE conflict system archaeo-eukaryotic primase domain-containing protein: protein MDNFQEKYNALVIKYNALLAENEELKSILSQHGIVYSSIKRADESTVFSSIIYPPIKLSLDEKIALFRNFFKGRDDVFARRWFNKATEKGGYQPVCINEWRRGICDKKKHKCAECPNRNFAPLTHQDIYRHLEGKDENGCDVIGLYVVTSDHKCSFLCADFDDKNCTHGYKNDVLAFISICREWRIPFSIERSRSGNGAHVWIFFNEPIPACKVRKLGNTILTEAMKRNGRITFDSYDRFFPNQDKVPEGRFGNLIALPLQGKARKAGNSVFVDEQFLPFHDQWAYLYNVRKIDEGTVDALLTQHQQEDFGTLATSSENKLWEIPVIQDVTQEDFNGRLIIHKSDRIYIPLKSISDKVSNHLKHIAAFKNPEFYSKQAMRISTYNIPRIICRADFTDEYLAMPRGCEDAIINMLYSLKIDYEIVDNTNHGKPIGVTFKGKERDEQLDAINALMPFSNGVLSATTAFGKTITAAALIARRKTNTLILVHSKALLMQWHERLSEFLDIDFTEDEISKNRGRKKAFSPVGCLDSTSNTLHGVIDIALMQSCFENDEVKPFVKGYGMVIVDECHHVSSITFENVLKHVTAHYVYGLTATPIRKDGLQPIIFMQCGPIRFSADAKAQIQKQSLQRYLVPRFTSYRPVTDDKQSFTALSQSLVESKIRNNLIIEDVLNVVAAGRTPIILTARTSHVELLAEMLKQHVANIIQLTGKGTAKNRRETLQKLQDIPKDAPLVIVATGKYVGEGFDYPRLDTLFLALPISWKGLVAQYAGRLHRENEGKKDVRIYDYIDIHEPVCESMYRKRLKGYSAIGYRVLSKDNPTLFDDTENLYTSSCEGQIFNGSTFRLAFMENLKSLRQSIVISSPKLYRTERNTFVKTLREFHASGIQVSILTSEENSQTDYLKSLGLYVKIVPKLSLSSCVIDKSTVWYGSINILGYVTEEDNIIKITDVKLANELLDVIYNSGK, encoded by the coding sequence ATGGACAATTTTCAAGAGAAATACAATGCGCTTGTCATTAAATACAATGCCCTGCTTGCCGAAAATGAAGAACTGAAGTCAATACTTTCACAGCATGGTATAGTGTATTCCTCCATCAAACGTGCTGATGAAAGTACAGTATTTTCTTCCATAATATATCCTCCAATCAAACTATCTCTTGATGAGAAAATAGCATTGTTCCGTAACTTTTTCAAGGGACGAGATGATGTATTTGCACGACGATGGTTCAACAAAGCCACAGAAAAGGGTGGTTACCAACCAGTATGTATCAACGAATGGCGCAGAGGAATATGTGACAAGAAAAAGCATAAATGTGCAGAGTGTCCTAACCGCAATTTTGCCCCGTTAACCCATCAAGACATATACCGACATCTGGAAGGCAAGGATGAGAACGGATGCGATGTTATCGGTCTGTACGTCGTTACTTCTGATCATAAATGTTCTTTCCTGTGTGCTGATTTTGATGACAAAAATTGCACTCATGGATATAAGAACGATGTATTGGCATTTATTTCCATTTGTAGAGAGTGGAGAATTCCGTTCAGTATAGAACGCTCACGCTCTGGAAATGGTGCGCATGTGTGGATTTTCTTTAATGAACCCATACCGGCCTGTAAAGTAAGGAAATTAGGCAATACAATTCTTACGGAAGCCATGAAGCGCAATGGACGGATTACATTCGATTCATACGATCGTTTCTTTCCCAATCAGGATAAAGTACCGGAAGGCAGATTCGGCAATCTCATTGCGTTACCATTGCAGGGAAAAGCCAGGAAAGCAGGAAACAGCGTTTTTGTAGATGAGCAGTTTCTTCCGTTCCACGATCAATGGGCATACCTATACAATGTAAGAAAAATAGATGAAGGTACCGTAGATGCATTATTGACACAGCATCAGCAGGAAGATTTTGGAACATTGGCCACATCTTCGGAAAATAAACTGTGGGAAATACCAGTCATACAAGATGTGACCCAGGAAGACTTTAACGGCAGACTTATAATACATAAATCAGACAGGATATATATTCCTTTAAAATCTATTTCAGATAAGGTTAGTAATCATTTGAAACATATTGCGGCGTTCAAAAATCCTGAATTCTACAGCAAACAGGCGATGCGTATTTCCACATATAACATTCCTCGTATTATCTGCCGTGCAGATTTTACCGATGAATATCTTGCAATGCCTCGGGGGTGTGAGGATGCCATTATCAACATGCTGTATTCTCTCAAAATTGATTATGAAATAGTTGATAATACAAATCATGGTAAACCTATTGGCGTAACATTCAAAGGAAAGGAACGCGATGAACAGTTGGACGCTATCAATGCCCTCATGCCATTTTCCAACGGTGTGTTGTCTGCAACGACAGCCTTTGGAAAGACTATTACAGCCGCGGCTCTGATTGCCCGAAGAAAGACAAATACACTTATTCTGGTACACTCCAAGGCATTGCTTATGCAATGGCATGAACGTCTGTCAGAATTTCTTGACATAGATTTTACAGAAGATGAGATTTCCAAGAACCGAGGAAGGAAGAAGGCATTTTCTCCAGTCGGGTGTCTTGATTCTACCTCTAACACGTTGCATGGTGTTATTGATATAGCCCTTATGCAGTCGTGTTTTGAAAATGACGAAGTCAAGCCTTTTGTAAAAGGATACGGGATGGTCATTGTAGACGAGTGTCATCACGTATCTTCCATAACATTTGAGAATGTATTAAAACACGTTACGGCACATTATGTCTATGGACTTACTGCCACTCCAATCCGTAAAGATGGTTTGCAGCCTATTATCTTTATGCAATGCGGTCCGATTCGTTTTTCTGCCGATGCCAAGGCACAGATACAGAAGCAGTCGCTCCAACGTTATCTTGTGCCGAGATTTACATCTTATAGACCTGTTACCGATGATAAACAATCGTTTACGGCACTATCACAATCCCTCGTTGAATCGAAAATACGGAATAATCTTATAATAGAGGATGTTCTTAATGTCGTGGCTGCAGGCCGAACACCTATAATACTTACTGCCAGAACTTCTCATGTAGAATTGCTTGCCGAAATGTTGAAGCAGCATGTAGCCAACATCATACAACTCACAGGAAAAGGGACTGCAAAAAATAGGAGAGAAACGCTACAAAAGTTACAGGATATACCCAAAGATGCCCCTCTTGTAATAGTAGCCACGGGAAAATATGTAGGAGAGGGATTTGACTATCCACGACTTGATACACTGTTTTTGGCACTGCCAATCTCATGGAAAGGATTGGTGGCACAATATGCCGGACGTTTGCACCGTGAGAATGAGGGGAAAAAAGATGTCCGTATTTACGACTATATTGATATACACGAACCTGTTTGTGAGAGCATGTATCGTAAACGCCTGAAAGGATACTCTGCCATCGGTTATCGTGTACTGTCAAAAGATAATCCGACATTGTTTGATGACACAGAAAACTTGTACACATCGTCATGTGAAGGACAGATTTTCAATGGCAGTACGTTCCGCTTGGCATTTATGGAAAATTTGAAAAGTTTAAGACAATCTATTGTCATATCCTCTCCAAAACTCTATCGTACAGAACGAAACACATTTGTTAAAACACTCAGAGAGTTTCATGCGAGTGGTATTCAAGTATCAATTCTCACATCAGAGGAAAACAGTCAGACGGATTATCTAAAAAGTTTGGGATTATATGTAAAGATTGTACCGAAACTATCATTATCCTCGTGCGTCATAGATAAGTCCACAGTCTGGTATGGCAGTATCAATATACTTGGCTATGTAACAGAGGAAGACAATATAATTAAAATCACAGATGTGAAACTTGCAAATGAGCTACTTGATGTCATTTACAATAGCGGAAAATAG
- a CDS encoding DUF3307 domain-containing protein — protein MNSWLFLSLLLAHVIGDFYLQNDKYCAQKEERKFKSWFLYVHSLIIGGVSWAAVPVYEFRFYALAIAFSHLVIDVIKTYSPKGLWNFVIDQISHLAILIIVTFSFDTTTKLPIQSMDYNGSYSIPLFILALLLCIKPANILIKLVLKKYQVGETPSCENIKNAGALIGNLERILTIIFVIIGQYEAIGFIIAAKSILRFKDTDTAKTEYVLAGTFLSFGIALLCGLMATK, from the coding sequence ATGAATAGTTGGTTGTTTTTAAGTCTGTTATTGGCACATGTTATAGGTGATTTTTACCTGCAAAATGATAAATACTGTGCACAGAAAGAGGAAAGGAAATTCAAAAGCTGGTTTCTGTATGTGCATTCGCTTATCATAGGCGGGGTGTCATGGGCAGCTGTTCCTGTTTATGAATTCAGATTTTATGCCCTTGCCATTGCTTTTTCTCATCTGGTGATAGATGTTATCAAAACATATAGCCCCAAAGGATTATGGAATTTTGTGATTGATCAGATTTCTCATTTGGCGATACTGATTATAGTAACATTTTCCTTTGACACTACAACAAAGTTGCCAATCCAATCAATGGATTACAATGGCAGTTACTCTATACCTCTGTTCATATTGGCGTTACTATTGTGCATCAAGCCTGCAAACATCCTGATTAAGTTGGTCTTAAAGAAATATCAAGTTGGAGAGACACCGTCTTGTGAAAATATCAAAAATGCAGGAGCGTTAATTGGAAATTTAGAGCGTATTCTTACAATCATATTCGTTATCATTGGACAATATGAAGCAATCGGTTTTATTATAGCGGCAAAATCCATACTTCGATTCAAAGACACGGATACAGCAAAAACAGAATATGTCCTTGCCGGAACGTTTCTGAGTTTTGGAATTGCATTGCTGTGTGGTTTAATGGCAACAAAATAA
- a CDS encoding helix-turn-helix domain-containing protein yields MSNEIREKDHEWVKAFHSNFDRLLALLEKLLEKRQPSAYGDELLTDKEVAYLLKVSRRTLQDYRNNGILPYTQVGGKILYRASDIEKTLMKGYKETYRNR; encoded by the coding sequence ATGAGTAATGAAATCAGAGAAAAGGACCATGAGTGGGTAAAGGCGTTCCACTCGAATTTCGACAGACTGTTGGCTCTGCTCGAGAAGTTGTTGGAGAAACGGCAACCGTCTGCCTATGGCGATGAACTGCTGACGGACAAGGAAGTGGCATACCTGCTGAAAGTGAGCCGGAGGACTTTGCAGGACTACCGCAACAACGGTATTCTGCCTTACACACAAGTAGGCGGTAAGATTCTCTACCGGGCTTCCGACATAGAAAAGACACTGATGAAAGGATACAAGGAGACATACAGGAACAGGTAA
- a CDS encoding RNA polymerase subunit sigma-70 — protein sequence MNYNMFATISADIVASTSLSVNETIGLKQRIESLFGLLKVSYPDFEGRQIKGDYIECVMQNVSNVFRIAFIIKSCIKSFSTAKNEKTKNFHTYGIRIAIGIGGMRIVNTEQGIWDGEAIYLSGRALEEMSSLNKGTMSVHTSKKQLSAPLQTIALLTDAILNDMTMRQSEVVYYKLLGFKEADIAKKLGISQASVNNASTATKWYCIEESIKYFEQINFEEYE from the coding sequence ATGAACTATAATATGTTTGCAACAATTTCAGCGGATATAGTAGCATCCACTTCCTTGTCTGTGAATGAAACTATAGGATTAAAGCAAAGGATAGAATCATTATTTGGCTTGCTAAAAGTGAGTTATCCTGATTTTGAAGGTCGCCAAATAAAAGGGGACTATATAGAGTGTGTAATGCAAAATGTATCAAACGTATTCCGGATAGCCTTTATAATCAAATCCTGCATCAAATCTTTTTCCACAGCTAAAAATGAAAAGACGAAAAATTTCCATACATACGGAATACGGATAGCCATTGGTATCGGAGGTATGAGAATCGTGAATACCGAACAAGGCATTTGGGATGGTGAGGCCATATATCTATCAGGACGTGCGCTTGAGGAAATGAGTTCCCTGAATAAGGGAACGATGTCTGTTCATACAAGTAAAAAGCAATTATCTGCCCCTTTACAAACTATAGCCCTATTGACCGATGCCATATTAAATGATATGACTATGCGCCAAAGTGAAGTCGTTTACTATAAACTACTTGGTTTCAAAGAGGCAGACATTGCCAAGAAACTGGGTATATCCCAAGCCAGTGTAAATAATGCTTCTACAGCTACAAAATGGTATTGTATAGAAGAATCCATAAAATATTTTGAACAGATAAATTTTGAAGAATATGAATAG